The following coding sequences are from one Arachis hypogaea cultivar Tifrunner chromosome 7, arahy.Tifrunner.gnm2.J5K5, whole genome shotgun sequence window:
- the LOC112702457 gene encoding UDP-glycosyltransferase 76F1 isoform X3 — protein MEKQRKGVRLVLLPLPFQGHINPMLQLANILYSKGFSITIIHTTFNPPNPLNYPHFTFCPIQDGITDSSSLDLLHLIILLNIRCVTPFRDMLAKVISDARDNKEIVACLISDALFYFTQAVSNTFELPRIVLRTSGASSFVSFVLFPLLIERGYIPIQDSQLEETVTEIPPLKVKDLPLIDTKEPEKYYKELSNLVEGTKASCGVIWNSFEDLESSPLSYLRQEFQIPFFPIGPFHKYSFSHSPSSSSSSSSSLLTQDQSCISWLDRHKPNSVIYVSFGSLAAITAAKFLEIAWGLASSMHPFLWVIRKGMVIDDGKECLDPPFPAGFIDNLEGRGYIVKWAPQQEVLAHKAVGAFWTHCGWNSTLESICEGVPMICMPFFTDQKVNARYVSSVWKIGVQFEGEVKREEVVKMIRGLIEGNNKEGSQIRERVLDLKEKARVSWNHGGSSYTYLDALVNFILSFEPKR, from the exons ATGGAGAAGCAAAGGAAGGGTGTGAGATTGGTGCTTCTCCCTTTGCCCTTTCAAGGCCACATAAACCCTATGCTTCAGCTTGCAAACATTCTCTATTCAAAGGGTTTCTCCATAACCATTATCCACACAACTTTCAACCCTCCAAACCCCCTCAACTACCCTCACTTCACCTTCTGCCCAATCCAAGATGGCATCACTGATTCCTCCTCTTTGGATCTCTTGCATCTTATTATTCTCCTCAACATTAGGTGTGTCACACCATTTAGGGACATGTTGGCTAAGGTAATATCCGATGCAAGAGATAATAAGGAGATTGTTGCATGCTTGATCTCAGATGCTCTTTTTTATTTCACTCAAGCTGTTTCCAACACTTTTGAGCTTCCAAGGATTGTCTTGCGAACTAGTGGAGCATCTTCGTTTGTTTCTTTTGTGTTATTTCCACTTCTAATAGAGAGAGGCTACATCCCCATACAAG ACTCTCAATTGGAAGAAACAGTGACAGAGATTCCACCACTGAAAGTAAAAGATTTGCCATTGATCGACACCAAAGAACCTGAAAAATATTACAAAGAATTATCCAACCTCGTTGAAGGTACTAAAGCATCTTGTGGAGTGATTTGGAACTCCTTCGAGGACTTAGAATCATCACCATTATCATATCTCCGCCAAGAATTTCAAATCCCATTTTTTCCAATAGGCCCTTTCCACAAATATTCATTCTCGCACTCGCCCTcatcttcgtcttcgtcttcgtcCTCGTTGTTGACTCAGGACCAAAGCTGCATTTCCTGGCTAGACAGACACAAACCAAATTCCGTCATTTACGTGAGTTTTGGCAGCCTCGCAGCGATAACCGCCGCAAAATTCTTGGAGATAGCTTGGGGATTAGCCTCCAGCATGCACCCATTTCTATGGGTGATCCGAAAGGGAATGGTTATCGACGATGGCAAAGAGTGTCTAGATCCGCCATTTCCAGCCGGATTCATTGACAATCTTGAAGGAAGAGGGTACATTGTGAAATGGGCACCACAACAAGAAGTTCTTGCTCACAAGGCTGTTGGTGCGTTTTGGACACACTGCGGATGGAACTCAACGTTGGAGAGCATTTGTGAAGGTGTTCCCATGATTTGCATGCCGTTTTTTACGGATCAGAAGGTGAATGCAAGGTATGTGAGTAGTGTTTGGAAGATTGGGGTGCAGTTTGAGGGAGAAGTGAAGAGAGAGGAGGTAGTGAAGATGATTAGGGGTTTGATTGAAGGGAATAATAAGGAAGGGTCGCAGATTAGAGAGAGGGTTTTGGATTTGAAGGAAAAGGCTAGAGTTTCTTGGAATCATGGCGGTTCTTCGTATACTTACTTGGACGCTTTGGTTAATTTCATTTTGTCATTTGAACCAAAACGGTAG
- the LOC112702457 gene encoding UDP-glycosyltransferase 76B1 isoform X2, which translates to MEKKQKQGVRLVLLPLPLQGHINPMLQLANILYSKGFSITIIHTTFNSPNPLNYPHFTFFSIQDGITDSSSLDLLHLVILLNIRCVTPFRDMLAKVISDARDNREPVACLISDALFYFTQAVSNTLELPRIVLRTSGISSFVPFLLFPLLIERGYIPLQDSQLEETVTEIPPLKVKDLPLIDTKEPEKYYKELSNLVEGTKASCGVIWNSFEDLESSPLSYLRQEFQIPFFPIGPFHKYSFSHSPSSSSSSSSSLLTQDQSCISWLDRHKPNSVIYVSFGSLAAITAAKFLEIAWGLASSMHPFLWVIRKGMVIDDGKECLDPPFPAGFIDNLEGRGYIVKWAPQQEVLAHKAVGAFWTHCGWNSTLESICEGVPMICMPFFTDQKVNARYVSSVWKIGVQFEGEVKREEVVKMIRGLIEGNNKEGSQIRERVLDLKEKARVSWNHGGSSYTYLDALVNFILSFEPKR; encoded by the exons ATGGAGAAGAAGCAAAAGCAGGGTGTGAGGTTAGTGCTTCTCCCTTTGCCCCTTCAAGGCCACATAAACCCTATGCTTCAGCTTGCAAACATTCTCTATTCAAAGGGTTTCTCCATAACCATTATCCACACAACCTTCAACTCTCCAAACCCTCTCAACTACCCTCACTTCACCTTCTTCTCAATCCAAGATGGCATCACTGattcctcttctttggatctcttgCACCTTGTTATTCTTCTCAACATTAGATGTGTCACACCTTTTAGGGACATGTTGGCTAAGGTAATATCAGATGCAAGAGATAATAGGGAGCCTGTTGCATGTTTGATCTCAGATGCTCTCTTTTATTTCACTCAAGCTGTTTCCAACACATTAGAGCTTCCAAGGATTGTGTTAAGAACCAGTGGGATATCTTCCTTTGTTCCTTTTCTGTTATTTCCACTTCTAATAGAGAGAGGCTACATACCCCTACAAG ACTCTCAATTGGAAGAAACAGTGACAGAGATTCCACCACTGAAAGTAAAAGATTTGCCATTGATCGACACCAAAGAACCTGAAAAATATTACAAAGAATTATCCAACCTCGTTGAAGGTACTAAAGCATCTTGTGGAGTGATTTGGAACTCCTTCGAGGACTTAGAATCATCACCATTATCATATCTCCGCCAAGAATTTCAAATCCCATTTTTTCCAATAGGCCCTTTCCACAAATATTCATTCTCGCACTCGCCCTcatcttcgtcttcgtcttcgtcCTCGTTGTTGACTCAGGACCAAAGCTGCATTTCCTGGCTAGACAGACACAAACCAAATTCCGTCATTTACGTGAGTTTTGGCAGCCTCGCAGCGATAACCGCCGCAAAATTCTTGGAGATAGCTTGGGGATTAGCCTCCAGCATGCACCCATTTCTATGGGTGATCCGAAAGGGAATGGTTATCGACGATGGCAAAGAGTGTCTAGATCCGCCATTTCCAGCCGGATTCATTGACAATCTTGAAGGAAGAGGGTACATTGTGAAATGGGCACCACAACAAGAAGTTCTTGCTCACAAGGCTGTTGGTGCGTTTTGGACACACTGCGGATGGAACTCAACGTTGGAGAGCATTTGTGAAGGTGTTCCCATGATTTGCATGCCGTTTTTTACGGATCAGAAGGTGAATGCAAGGTATGTGAGTAGTGTTTGGAAGATTGGGGTGCAGTTTGAGGGAGAAGTGAAGAGAGAGGAGGTAGTGAAGATGATTAGGGGTTTGATTGAAGGGAATAATAAGGAAGGGTCGCAGATTAGAGAGAGGGTTTTGGATTTGAAGGAAAAGGCTAGAGTTTCTTGGAATCATGGCGGTTCTTCGTATACTTACTTGGACGCTTTGGTTAATTTCATTTTGTCATTTGAACCAAAACGGTAG
- the LOC112702457 gene encoding UDP-glycosyltransferase 76F1 isoform X1 yields the protein MRMEKQRKGVRLVLLPLPFEGHINPMLHLANILYSKGFSITIIHTTFNSPNPLNYPHFTFCPIQDGITTQSDDSSSLNLLHLIILLNIRCVTPFRDTLAKVISDARDNKEHVACLVSDGLFYFTQGVSNTFELPRIALREGGASSFVPFVLFPLLIERGYIPIQDSQLEETVTEIPPLKVKDLPLIDTKEPEKYYKELSNLVEGTKASCGVIWNSFEDLESSPLSYLRQEFQIPFFPIGPFHKYSFSHSPSSSSSSSSSLLTQDQSCISWLDRHKPNSVIYVSFGSLAAITAAKFLEIAWGLASSMHPFLWVIRKGMVIDDGKECLDPPFPAGFIDNLEGRGYIVKWAPQQEVLAHKAVGAFWTHCGWNSTLESICEGVPMICMPFFTDQKVNARYVSSVWKIGVQFEGEVKREEVVKMIRGLIEGNNKEGSQIRERVLDLKEKARVSWNHGGSSYTYLDALVNFILSFEPKR from the exons ATGAGAATGGAGAAGCAAAGGAAGGGTGTGAGATTGGTGCTTCTCCCTTTGCCCTTTGAAGGCCACATAAACCCTATGCTTCATCTTGCAAACATTCTCTATTCAAAGGGTTTCTCCATAACCATTATCCACACAACCTTCAACTCTCCAAACCCCCTCAACTACCCTCACTTCACCTTCTGCCCAATCCAAGATGGAATCACTACCCAAAGTGATGattcctcttctttgaatctcttGCATCTTATTATTCTTCTCAACATCAGGTGTGTCACACCTTTTAGGGACACGTTGGCTAAGGTAATATCCGATGCAAGAGATAATAAGGAGCATGTTGCATGCTTGGTCTCagatggtttattttatttcactCAAGGTGTTTCCAACACCTTTGAGCTTCCAAGGATTGCCTTGAGAGAGGGTGGAGCATCTTCATTTGTTCCTTTTGTCTTATTTCCACTTCTAATAGAGAGAGGCTACATCCCCATACAAG ACTCTCAATTGGAAGAAACAGTGACAGAGATTCCACCACTGAAAGTAAAAGATTTGCCATTGATCGACACCAAAGAACCTGAAAAATATTACAAAGAATTATCCAACCTCGTTGAAGGTACTAAAGCATCTTGTGGAGTGATTTGGAACTCCTTCGAGGACTTAGAATCATCACCATTATCATATCTCCGCCAAGAATTTCAAATCCCATTTTTTCCAATAGGCCCTTTCCACAAATATTCATTCTCGCACTCGCCCTcatcttcgtcttcgtcttcgtcCTCGTTGTTGACTCAGGACCAAAGCTGCATTTCCTGGCTAGACAGACACAAACCAAATTCCGTCATTTACGTGAGTTTTGGCAGCCTCGCAGCGATAACCGCCGCAAAATTCTTGGAGATAGCTTGGGGATTAGCCTCCAGCATGCACCCATTTCTATGGGTGATCCGAAAGGGAATGGTTATCGACGATGGCAAAGAGTGTCTAGATCCGCCATTTCCAGCCGGATTCATTGACAATCTTGAAGGAAGAGGGTACATTGTGAAATGGGCACCACAACAAGAAGTTCTTGCTCACAAGGCTGTTGGTGCGTTTTGGACACACTGCGGATGGAACTCAACGTTGGAGAGCATTTGTGAAGGTGTTCCCATGATTTGCATGCCGTTTTTTACGGATCAGAAGGTGAATGCAAGGTATGTGAGTAGTGTTTGGAAGATTGGGGTGCAGTTTGAGGGAGAAGTGAAGAGAGAGGAGGTAGTGAAGATGATTAGGGGTTTGATTGAAGGGAATAATAAGGAAGGGTCGCAGATTAGAGAGAGGGTTTTGGATTTGAAGGAAAAGGCTAGAGTTTCTTGGAATCATGGCGGTTCTTCGTATACTTACTTGGACGCTTTGGTTAATTTCATTTTGTCATTTGAACCAAAACGGTAG